The sequence ggcaggaggaaaaggggacgacagaggatgagatggctggatggcatcaccgactcgatggacgtgagtttgagtgaactccgggagttggtgatggtcagggaggcctggcgtgctgcaattcatggggtcgaaaagagtcggacatgactgagcaactgaactgaactgaatgtctccgcttttaatatgctatctaggttggtcatagtgtttcttccaaggagcaagcatcttttaatttcatggccgcagcaCATGTAAATCAGGTAAAATCTGAATCTCACCAGAAATAAGGTGAAATCTTGTTGTGATATTGTACTGTAGGTAGGCAAGTTTCCCATTAGGGAAACTGGGTAAAGGATATAAGGTGTCTCTGTTATTTCTTACAATTGCATGTGAATCTACATTTacctaaaaataatttatatgagcAAAAGAAATGAATATCTTCATCAAAGGAGATATATGGGTAGCatataggcatatgaaaagatgctcaatatctttagtcattaggaaaatacaaattaataccACAGTGAAACACCACAGTTCATCTTTTGGAATGGCTTTTAGCTTTTATTAACCATTCTCATGGACAAGCATACAACTGTTAGAGAAGATGTGGAGGAAAATGAATGGAATGGGAtactgatgggaatataaaatgatgcaaccactatggagTTTAGcagtatctttgcttttctttttttggctacaaggcttgcaggatcttagttcctggaccagggactgaattcatGCCCTCAGCAGTAAAACTGCAGAGTCCtaacactggactgccaaggaattcccagcAGCTTcttatgaaattaaataaatatctacTATGTAACCCATTAATTTCACTACTAAGTGTctacctagaagaaatgaaagcatagaTTCAtagaaatacatgtatataagAGTTCATTGCCACTTTATTTGTACTAACCAAAAACTGTAAACAgggacctccctgatggtccagtggttaagaatccgccttgcaatgcagggggcacaggttggacccctggttagggaactaagatcccacatgcttcagagcaactgaagagcaactgagcaacagagcaaCTAGGCCAGCAGCTCcccacagggactgaaccctcgcACAATTAGAGTCCACAACCGCATTAATACAAGAAAAATCCATCGAAGATTCCTgcctgccgcaactaagactaGAAGCAGCCAAACCCCCCAAATTGTAAACAACTCAAATGCTCATCAACAGGGGAGTATTTGGTATATCCACAGCCTACttactactcagcaataagaaGCAATAAACATTCTCAGAGTAATTATGCCAAGTTAAAGAAACTGGGCTGAAAACACTTTAAGAAATTAGAGTATATACTGTGTACATTATATACTGTACTTGGgtatataaaatttagaaaatgcaaactgatCTATAGAGTGCTTGGGCACTGAGtggaagaggcaggagggagggatttCAAGCGGCAGATTAAAACTTTTAGGGGGGATGAAGCATATAATTTTCCTAAATGTGGTGATGATGCATGGGTTTATGTGTATGTCAGACTTTATCAGATTGGATACTTTAAATATTTGCAGTTTGGGtatgtcagttatacttcaacACCACTGTTTTAGGGAATTTCTTGaaggtccagtggtcaagactggcgctttcactgccaaggctgCAGGatcaagccctggttggggaactaagacccacaAACCGAGTGCTACACCACAAACAAACAACaagcaaaaaacattttttttaaaattttattcaaaaaaggatgaaatatctCTGTGAAGGTTACAGTGAAATTTTGACTTCATAttgcttcccttcccttcccttctcaggTAATCTTAATAATTTAGTGTCTAccttagtatatatttttttaactttcttatttttttaattgaggtggaTTGAGTGAAATGCATAGAAGTATATAATTTAACGTATTTTGACTAACACATACACTGTGTAACCTATACCTGTAACCGGCATGACATGGACCATTTCCATTCCTCTAGAAAGATTCCCTAAATTCCTGGCATCTCTCACTTTCCACTCCCAGAGGCAACCACCGTTCTGATTTCTTTCCTCTAGATTAACTGTGCCAATTCCATTCTATTCTTCATGTAAAAGAAATCACACAATgttgtgtttgaattttttttctatagcaTAATTTTCTCTCTTGTTCTAAATTCATTTCCAGATCCTCATGTACTTGGGATCAGTAAGAGGTCCTGCCTTGACCCTTGGTCTAAAACTTGCTTTCTCCACCAACAGTAAGATCTAGAAATGTCTCAGACATTTCTAGATGCTTCCCACCTGCTGCACAGCCAGGTCACTGCTTTGATGTCTCATTCATAATTTGTAtcatgttgatggacatttacattgtttCAGCTTCCCCCCTTGCAAGTAGCACCTCAGTGAAACATGTTCAACAGACATCCTTTGTGCCCCTGTGTGTAGGTTTCTCTGGAATTGATTCCagcaagtggaattgctggatcaattaataaacactgctgctaagtcacttcagtcgtgtctgactctgtgcgaccccatagacggcagcccaccaggctcccccatccctgggattctccaggcaagaacactggaatgggctgccatttccttctccaatgcatgaaagtgaaaagtgaaagtgaagtcgctcggttgtgtccgaccctcatcgacctcatggactgcagcctttcaggctcctccacccatgggattttccaggcaagagtactggagtggggtgccattgccttctactagGTAATGAataaattctttgcagccaaagatggagaagctctatacagtcagcaaaaacaagaccaggagctgactgtggctcagatcatgaactccttattgccaaattcagacttaaattgaagaaagtagggaaaaccactaaaccggtatgacctaaatcaaatccctcatgattatacagtagaagtgagaaatagatttaagggactagatctgatagacagagtgcctgatgaactatggatggaggttcatgacgttgtacaggagacagggatcaagaccatccccatggaaaagaaatgcaaaaaaagcaaaatggctgtgtgaggaggccttacaaatagctgtgaaaagaagggaagcaaaaagcaaaggagaaaaggaaagatataagaatctgaatgcagagttccaaagaataacaaggagagataagaaagcctccctcagagatcaatgcaaagaaatagaggaaaacaacagaatgggaaagactagagatctcttcaagaaaatcagagataccaagggaacatttcatgcaaagatgggctcgataaaggacagaaacggtatggatctaacagaagcagaagatattaagaagaggtagcaagaatacacagaagaactgtacaaaacagatcttcatggcccagataatcaagatggtgtgatcactcacatagagccagacatcctggaatgtgaagtcaagtgggccttagaaagcataaccacgaacaaagctagtggaggtgatggaattccagttgagctatttcaaatcccgaaagatgatgctgtgaaagtgctgcacccaatataccagcaaatttggaaaactcagcagtggccacagtactggaaaaggtcggttttcattccaatcccaaataaaggcaatgccaaagaatgctcaaactactgcacaattgcactcatctcacacgctagtaaagtaatgctcaaaattctccaagccaggcatcagcaatacatgaaccgtgaacttccaggtgttcaagctggttttagaaaaggcagaggaaccagagatcaaattgccagcatccgctggatcatggaaaaagcaagagagttccagaaaaacatctatttctgctttattgactatgccaaagcttttgactgtgtggatcacaataaactgtggaaaattctgaaagagatagaaataccagcccacctgacctgcctcttgagaaacctatatgcaggtcaggaagcaatagttagaacttgacatggaacaacagactagttccaaataggaaaaggagtacgtcaaggctgtatattgtcaccccgcttatttaacttatatgcagagtacatcatgagaaacgctgggctggaagaagcacaagctagaatcaagatttctgggagaagtgtcaataacctcagatatgcagatgacaccacccttatggcagaaagtgaagaggaactaaaaagcctcttgatgaaagtgaaagaggagagtgaaaaggttggcttaaagctcaacattcagaaaacgaagatcatggcatctggtcccatcacttcatgatagatggggaaacagtggaaacagtgtcagactttatgttggggggctccaaaatcactgcagatggtgattgcagccatgaaattaaaagatgccttactccttggaaggaaagttatgaccaacctagacagcatattaaaaagcagagacattactttgccaacagaagtccgtctagtcaaggctatggtttttccagtggtcatgtatggatgtgagagttagactgtgaagaaagcttagcactaaagaattaatgcttttgaactgtggtgttggagaagactcttgagagtcccttggacagcaaggagatccaaccagtccatcctaaaggagatcagtcctgggtgttcaatggaaggactgatgctgaagctgaaactccagtactctgcccacctcatgtgaagagttgactcattgggaaagaccctgatgcttcgagggattgggggcaggaggagaaggggaccacagaggatgagatggtgggatggcatcaccgactcgatgcacttgagtttgggtaaactccgggacttggtggtggacagggaggcctggcgtgctgcaattcgtggggtcgcaaagagtcggacacgactgaacgactgacctgaactgaatgaataaatattctaATTTCCTCTGGTTGGTCCTTCCAATTCTTTAGCAATTCTTTTGCATAGCAAAATGTTCTCTCCAATCATTAGAGGGggttccaggtggcacagtgataaagaatctgcctgccaatgcaggagacacagtttgatccccgggttggggaaggtgccctggagtaggaaatggcaaccaggtccagtattcttgcccagaaaaccccatggacagaggagcctggtcggctacagtctgtggggtcacaaacagtcagataggactgaatcactgagcgcacacacacaaacaagacCTAGGGAGTTGGGAGAGtttggcggtggtggtggtggtggtggggtgttaAGGGGATGGATGGAGGGGTCCAGTTAATTAATTAGTGATCTCTCTCCTTTGAAGCTGGTCTCGGGGATCAGTTTTCCTGGTTTCCAGATGTGGAGGCAGGGAGCTGGTTTATCggcccctccccccaaaacagTGGGAAGAGAAAACTTGCTGATACTTAGTGAATTAAttgcagggggagaaggggccaTAACATCATCCTCTCCTTTGTGAGCACAGTATTTTAGCCTGGCTAATGCTGTGTGACTTAGGAGGGCtattctaagcctcagtttctcctcctCTAGCCTACTCACGGTTCTTGAGGCCGACTGCCTACCCTGGCAGGAAAGCACTGCATGGCAATCAAGTGCCTTTGTTATCATAATGCAGCCATTACAACAGCTCAGGGTCCTGGGAAGCTTTTTGAgctcagtttccttctttgtataAAGAAACCAAAGGTgtctctggtagctcagccataaagaatccgcctgccatgcaggaaaccccagttccatccctggatggagaagatcctctggagaaggaaatggcaatccactccagtattcttgcctgagaaaccccatgggcagaggagcctggcgggctacagctcatggggtcacaaagagtccgacacgacttagcaacaacaacataaagaTGCCGGGATCGGGTAAGTTTGATAAAGCAAACTCTTCACCCAGTGCCTGGCTGGAAGGGAATATTATTCTTACGAACGGAATAATTCATCACCTTTATCATTACCGAAATACCAGGCAGACATTAGGGCTCAGAGAGGGCCGGAGAGGGTTACTCAGCTAAATTCACCCAGCAGCAAAGTTGGAATCCGAAGTCTTTCCCCAGGCGGGAGCGGGGAACTAGAGAGGTGGAAAGAGGGGTGGTGAAGAAACCTCTCAAGCGGCCCGAGCTGTGGGCCTGGTGGAGAGATTCCCAGGTGTGGGGCCGGGAGGTAAGGTGACCCTTGCTCAGCGACCGCGCCCGCGAGGAGCGCATTCCCAGGCTTCCCACCCGAGGTCTGCAGGTGACTGGCCGGGCTGGGGGTAGCTAGGGAGCTCTGAGGCCCGGTTTGCCGTCTCCATGGCGACCGCCCTCAAGGCGCCAGCCTGACAGCCCGTCCGGGTTTTATGAATGGGTGACGTCACGGGCCTGGCGTCTAACGGTCTGAGCAGCTTGTTCAGACGCTGACACAGAGCAGCCCCGGGAGTGGGGGGTTGGGGAAGAGTGGGAGGGGGACGACGAGAGCTCCGCAGCTGCCGCGCCGTGGGAGGGAGACCCTGATCCCAGcggtctttgggggaaaaaaaccaaaaaggggGGGGAAAATTAATCACTTAATGATGCAGATTTGGGGCTGCAAATTCAGGGGAGAAATCAGGGAAGACAGCCCACTCTGGGTGCCTTTTTCTTGCTCAGGTCCCAGGGGCCCAAGCTTCCAGTAGTAGAGGAAGATTTTCCAGAATTAATTGCTTCCATCCTGAGGTGCCTGGGTAAGACTGCCCGGTCCCAGGAACAGTCACCAGCAGCGTTCTCTgggaattgggaaaggagaacgcCCCCAACCCCTCCCGGGGGTGGGCAGAGTGTAGACGGCCAGCTTTAAATATCAGCTCAAATATTGGGAAGATCAGAGTCCCAGAGGTAATCTTCCAATAGGGTCCAGAAGCCCAGGCTGCTTCTCCATCgggacctcagtttccctcatctgtaaaatggggctggagaaatgaaaacatatcccTGAGAAAACTGATTCTTGGAATCTTTTCGTGATCAGTAATAACCGGTTTCGCCTTCTGGGCAGCCCTCGCCTCCACTAGCCATCTTGTCCCCCGCCTCCCACTCTCTCTGTTCTTGCGACTCAAGTCGCTTTTCCACGCGGGTGAGGGTGCTCTAGGGGAGCTGGAGGCGGGACGCAGAAGCCCTCCAGGCCACGCCCTTAAGCCTTCCATTGGCTGTTTTTGAACATCTGAGCCCGCCCCCCCAGCAAGGGGCGGGGAGGCGCGCGGTATCTTTATAAAAGTCGGGTTGGGGAACTCGAGTTGCGCTTTTGCACTGCAGTCTTTTTCGCGTCCGcggctttttttccccactaccGGCGTCCTCTTCCTCCTCCGTCCGCTTCGTTTTCTCCCGACGCCGGCATCATGAAGGTCGCCAGTGGCAGTGCCGCGGCCGCCGCGGGCCCCAGCTGCGCGCTGAAGGCCGGCAAGGCGGCGGGCGGCGCGGGCGAGGTGGTGCGCTGCCTGTCCGAGCAGAGCGTGGCCATCTCGCGCTGCGCGGGCGGCCCCGGGGCGCGCCTGCCGGCCCTGCTGGAGGAGCAGCCGGTGAACGTGCTACTCTACGACATGAACGGCTGCTACTCGCGCCTCAAGGAGCTGGTGCCCACCCTGCCCCAGAACCGCAAGGTGAGCAGGGTGGAGATCCTCCAGCACGTCATCGACTACATCTGGGATCTGGAGTTGGAGCTCAACTCGGAATCCCACGTCGGGACCCCCGGGGGCCGGGGGCTCCCCGCCCGGGCTCCGCTCAGCACTCTCAACGGCGAAATCGGCGCCCTGGCGGCAGAGGTGAGGTCCGAGTTGGAGTAGGAGATCACTTTTCTTCTACGGAAGGGGACACTTGAGGCTCAGAGCGGGAGGGAGTGCTTGACCCTATATTCGCCCCATCCTTTCGGGCACCTAGGTGCTCAAGGATGCCCAAATAGATAGTTAAAAAAACGACAAcaactcttctctctcttttcacagGCGGCGTGTGTTCCAGCGGACGATCGTATCCTGTGTCGCTGAAGCGCCGCCCTTGGGAGCCGGCAGACCCCAGCCCTCCAGGGGGCGAGAGGAATAAGTGCTCTCTGGTCCTTCCAGGCGCCTCGCCGGAGCTGGGGAGGAACAAGAACGATTGGCGGCCACCGGGGCGCTTGCAGGATCCAGCCCGGGTCTGGGGGACTGACAGGGCAGGCTGAccctccctcctcacccaccAGCCACCAGAGACGTGGGGGAGTCCCCCTCgtgtgtttctattttttgaaaagcggacatttaaaaaatggtcacGTTTGGTGCTTCTCAGATTTCTGAGGAAATTAATTGCTTTGTATTGTATATTACAATGATCACCGACTGAGAATATTGTTTTACAATAGTTCTGtggggtgttttcttttttggttgttgttattaAACAAATACTTTAGATGGTGATAAAGCTGCAGTGACTTCTTGGATTGATGGGAGGGACCTGGGCTGGCGGTGACCCCTGACCCTTTTCACAGctgctgctgggggaggggacggGAAGGCCACATCTGGACCGTCGCTTTTACCGACCTGAAATGAGTGTTTCCGGTGTCTTTAAAATCTAttcttcccccccaccccgccccatccCTGGCTATTTCCCCGCTCCCCAGTGTCATAAAATTAAATCCTTCAGACTTTTAGGGTTTCTCAAAGTGGTCCTGGGGCCATCTGGGTCACCTGGGGAGGTTGTCAAATGCAGATCAACCTGCCAAGGCCCCCTTTGGGTTGAAGAGTATCAACAAGTCGGTTACTTGGGAGAACCAGGTCACTGGACCTGCATGTTGGCTTAAATGGAGATAGTGAGAACCTCAGCTTGTCGGGGACAAGACTTCCAACTTGCCCCATTCCCCAGGAGGAGGCGCCTCCCCCCTGGGCCACCAAACCCTGGATCCCAGCAGGCTGCCCCAGGGCTTCAGCTTTGTCCAAGTGGGTGAGCAAGTTGGCAGAACCAGACCAGTCACAGCTGCTGGGCCACCTGCTCTCCGGTCTGGACTCTGCCCCCTCACCCTGGCCAGGCTGTGCCAGCAGCCCAGGGCTCCTGTGTGGGCTCTGAGGAGGAGTGGGCGAGTAAGTCCACAGCTCCTGAGCCAGAAAATGGTGTCGTTGGCAAGGGCCTATCTGCCTGGacatgtgtgtgggtttgtactcACGGGGGAGTGCACATGAGTGTCTGGGCCTGTGTGACATGAGTGAACTGGTAGTTACCCTGTGGGGCTGGGTCATCTGTTGGTGTGCAGGCTTGGGGGTGTGGATGAAGATACACGTGGGGATGTGTGCAGAAGGGCAAATGTGAGCGCATGTGTTCTGCAGATAAGTGAGCCAACTCCAGCTGTTTGGGCTTGTGGGCTCTGCTGGAATGCATGGTGGCACCTCTGCCTGGATCCGGCTTGATGGTTGGGTGTGAGCGTCCGGGGACTGAAGAACCGCATGGGGTGTCTAAATGTGTTCTGTAGATCGGCTGGCATTCCTGGGTCTCTGCTGATCTGGGGATAGCGGTGAGGGGGAGCTTTTCATAGGCAAACGCTTCCTCAGAAGTTTAAGTACCAACTTTCTGGGCAATTGTTAGACCCGTGGGGACACCAACAGTCAGTACCCCTACCAGGCAGCTGCCAGGCATTACACAGGGAGAAACAGCCCCAGAAAGGGCAAAGAACCTGTCCCAGAGAGGGCAAGGACTGTTAATATGTtttgtcaataaaataaatagcacCTAGCACCATGAGCCTGACTGTACGCCCAGCCGTTTACATAAAGGATTTTGTGGATCCTTGTGGAGCTAACAGCAGGATTGCgaataacaataacaatgaaGACTGCCTATTGAGCACTAACACTAAGCCAGGTACCACCTCCTCCCAGAGCACATTCTAGACTTTATCAAAGGGAACAGTATTTGAAGGTAAATCGTGTGCTTTGCTACTGCCCCCTCAGCTCACCACGGGCTGCTGTTTGACAGCATCAACTTCACAGAACTGCTGtagagaataaatgaaatagagcacTTAGCACGCAGTGTTTGATAGCTataaattatcattattaattgTCGCCTGTACGTCCTTGGAGTGTCCTCAGAGTCACACGTGTGCACTCCCTCCCTCGAGCCCCCTTCCCAGCCGCCCACCCACCGGGCCGTGGGCGTGTCCCCGCGAGGACCCGCTCACGGCAgggcccttttccaggggaggaAGGGGCTGTGCCGAGCCGGGGGTAGGCGGGCCACCTCCTCCCCAGTGCAGGCACACTCTGGCTTCCACGTTtccctcttttcccctttggCCCAGGCCCAGCCCATCTGGAGGCCGGCTCGGCGGCGGCCTGGGAGCGTTTCCATCAGCTGGGCCCGAGGAATGCGGAGCTATTTAACCTGAGCATCCCCAGGTGTACGGAGGCGCCTGGCTGTCTGGGGCCCGCCGCCTTTGGCACGGCCGCGCTAGACAAACAGCGCgccgcccccgccctgcccctCCGCCCGCAGCTGCAGCCGGGCCTGGGAACGGGCGGGCGCCGGCGGCTTGCATAAGAGGCTCGGGCCCCGCGCAGGGAGGGGGCGAGGGGGGAACGGGGCCGCCGCGGGGTGGGGGGTTGTGAGAGCTAGagggtgtgtgtgcacgtgtgtgcgtgcgtgtgtgctgcACACAAGACCCTGCTCCTTTTGGGCCGCCGCTTGGGAAATCATTAACTCCTTAACTGTGTTGGACCGGGCGCGGCAGGAGCTGGGTGGGGGGAAGGCCGCAGAGAAAAACCGGGACAAAGTTCCTTGCACACTGGACCTTGCCTCTCCAAGACTGTGGGCCCCAAGAcctaaaggattttttttcttttttctttaacagacaCTTCTAGAGCGCTTATTATGTGCCGGGTACTATACTAAACTCTTAAAATTAATTTGGTTAAGCCTACTCACAGCTGTATGGGGGCAGTGCTATCATATGCTCATTTTAATAATAGCAACGACAGCAGCACAATAGTAATGGGAAGATAAACGTTTTAGTAGGCAGGCTGGTAGAACACAGCCTCTGAAGCAGCCTGGAGGCTTCCCAGGCTGGGAAGGAGAAGGCTGGGAA is a genomic window of Bos mutus isolate GX-2022 chromosome 13, NWIPB_WYAK_1.1, whole genome shotgun sequence containing:
- the ID1 gene encoding DNA-binding protein inhibitor ID-1 codes for the protein MKVASGSAAAAAGPSCALKAGKAAGGAGEVVRCLSEQSVAISRCAGGPGARLPALLEEQPVNVLLYDMNGCYSRLKELVPTLPQNRKVSRVEILQHVIDYIWDLELELNSESHVGTPGGRGLPARAPLSTLNGEIGALAAEAACVPADDRILCR